In the genome of Deinococcus sp. YIM 134068, one region contains:
- a CDS encoding MFS transporter — protein MAAPSPSSPPASATLAAVWHLPHAPGLALTVLLIGLAQSLAAPFLPLFGINRLGLTPLELGLFLTATAVSSVLISTRLARRSDRMSDRRPILLLTLAAATLGYGLLSVTRAYPAMLLIGVTLLGTGAAAFPQVFSLARAQFAGAPGDLPNRAVTALRSVFALAWVVGPGVGALALARLDFMGLFLLTAACLALATLPILRMRAPRPVPVNAVTTGATPDARPHRPLAWVSLAFVLYGMSMSMGMTMFPLLVTKVLGGTDGQVGLLVGFCALLEIPFMLAFVAARRLPSTERLVKWAMLLFVLHFVLLFLAPGMGLLFVTQAVRAAVLAVLAGLGMAYFQELMPGRFGVATTLYSNTMNVGSMLAGIVSGACAQVFGYRSVFLLCALLTLAGWAVMQVVTRGRVMAGREAAA, from the coding sequence ATGGCGGCCCCCTCTCCCTCCTCCCCCCCCGCCTCCGCCACCCTCGCCGCCGTCTGGCACCTGCCGCATGCGCCGGGGCTGGCCCTGACGGTTCTCCTGATCGGACTCGCGCAGTCGCTCGCCGCCCCCTTCCTTCCCCTGTTCGGGATCAACCGCCTCGGGCTGACGCCGCTGGAGCTGGGACTCTTCCTCACCGCGACCGCCGTGAGCAGCGTCCTGATCAGCACCCGGCTGGCCCGGCGCTCCGACCGGATGAGCGACCGACGGCCCATCCTGCTGCTCACGCTCGCGGCGGCGACGCTCGGCTACGGGCTGCTGAGCGTCACGCGGGCGTACCCGGCCATGCTGCTCATCGGGGTGACGCTGCTGGGGACGGGGGCGGCGGCCTTTCCGCAGGTGTTCTCATTGGCGCGGGCGCAGTTCGCGGGGGCACCGGGCGACCTTCCCAACCGCGCGGTGACGGCGCTGCGGTCGGTGTTCGCGCTCGCGTGGGTGGTCGGGCCGGGGGTGGGGGCGCTCGCCCTCGCGCGGCTGGACTTCATGGGTCTCTTCCTGCTGACGGCAGCGTGTCTGGCGCTGGCGACGCTGCCCATCCTGCGGATGCGGGCACCGCGCCCCGTCCCGGTGAACGCCGTGACGACCGGGGCGACACCGGACGCCCGGCCCCACCGCCCCCTCGCGTGGGTCTCGCTCGCCTTCGTGCTCTACGGCATGAGCATGAGCATGGGCATGACGATGTTCCCGCTGCTCGTCACCAAAGTCCTGGGCGGCACGGACGGACAGGTGGGCCTTCTGGTCGGTTTCTGTGCCCTGCTGGAGATTCCCTTCATGCTCGCCTTCGTCGCCGCGCGGCGGCTGCCCTCCACCGAGCGGCTGGTGAAGTGGGCGATGTTGCTGTTCGTCCTTCACTTCGTGCTGCTGTTCCTCGCGCCGGGAATGGGCCTCCTCTTCGTCACACAGGCGGTGCGGGCGGCGGTTCTCGCGGTGCTGGCCGGGCTGGGGATGGCGTACTTTCAGGAGCTGATGCCGGGGCGCTTCGGCGTCGCCACCACGCTGTATTCCAACACGATGAACGTCGGCTCCATGCTCGCGGGCATCGTGTCGGGCGCGTGCGCGCAAGTGTTCGGCTACCGGTCGGTGTTCCTGCTGTGCGCGCTCCTCACCCTCGCCGGGTGGGCGGTGATGCAGGTGGTCACGCGCGGACGGGTCATGGCGGGGCGGGAGGCGGCGGCGTAG
- a CDS encoding 3-isopropylmalate dehydratase large subunit, with amino-acid sequence MGMTIAEKILAAHSGHSSVVPGQLIECATDWVLCHEITTPAALRMLEERGMDRVFNPDQIVAVPDHSVPAMNIKAAKMYQKLKSWVQEKGIKHFYDVGRGGIAHVVLENTGLVKPGQTLVSGDSHTCNAGALGMFATGVGSTDLAGAIYAGRVWFKVPETMLIRVSGEMQPGVTPKDIVLEVIKRIGADGANYLVMEWVGDTIDRMDMEGRFTLTNMAIEAGGKTGIVAVDDTTRAYLAERGVTPEQYTEYTSDPDAQYKVVIDVDASQVEPTVAYPHIPSNGRVAGSDRIAVTHAYVGSCTNGRIGDLRDVARILKGRKVADGVQMIVVPATQAIWKQAAQEGLMEIFVDAGASVSYPSCGACLGMHSGVLGPDDVCISSTNRNFVGRMGDPTAQIYLASPATVAASAVTGYITDPREYNAGVTEAAD; translated from the coding sequence ATGGGAATGACGATTGCGGAGAAGATTCTGGCGGCCCACAGCGGCCATAGCTCGGTGGTGCCCGGTCAGCTCATCGAGTGCGCGACCGACTGGGTGCTGTGCCACGAGATCACCACGCCCGCCGCCCTGCGGATGCTGGAGGAACGCGGCATGGACCGGGTGTTCAACCCCGATCAGATCGTCGCCGTGCCCGACCACTCCGTTCCGGCCATGAACATCAAGGCCGCGAAGATGTACCAGAAGCTCAAGTCCTGGGTGCAGGAGAAGGGCATCAAGCATTTCTACGACGTGGGGCGCGGCGGCATCGCCCACGTCGTCCTGGAGAACACGGGCCTCGTGAAGCCGGGGCAGACCCTCGTGAGCGGCGACTCGCACACCTGCAACGCGGGGGCGCTCGGCATGTTCGCCACGGGCGTCGGCAGCACCGACCTCGCGGGCGCGATCTACGCGGGCCGGGTGTGGTTCAAGGTGCCGGAGACCATGCTCATCCGCGTCAGCGGCGAGATGCAGCCCGGCGTCACTCCCAAAGACATCGTGCTGGAGGTCATCAAGCGCATCGGGGCGGACGGGGCGAACTACCTCGTGATGGAGTGGGTGGGCGACACCATCGACCGGATGGACATGGAGGGCCGCTTCACGCTGACGAACATGGCCATCGAGGCGGGCGGCAAGACGGGCATTGTGGCGGTGGACGACACGACCCGCGCCTACCTCGCCGAACGCGGAGTGACGCCCGAGCAGTACACCGAGTACACCTCTGACCCGGACGCGCAGTACAAGGTCGTCATCGATGTGGACGCCTCGCAGGTCGAGCCGACCGTCGCCTACCCCCACATCCCCAGCAACGGGCGCGTGGCGGGGAGCGACCGCATCGCCGTCACCCATGCCTACGTCGGCAGTTGCACGAACGGGCGCATCGGCGACCTGCGCGACGTGGCGCGCATCCTCAAGGGGCGGAAGGTGGCCGACGGCGTGCAGATGATCGTCGTGCCCGCGACCCAGGCGATCTGGAAGCAGGCGGCGCAGGAAGGGCTGATGGAGATTTTCGTGGATGCGGGGGCCAGCGTCTCGTACCCGAGCTGCGGCGCGTGCCTGGGGATGCATTCGGGCGTGCTGGGGCCGGACGACGTGTGCATCTCCAGCACCAACCGCAACTTCGTGGGCCGGATGGGCGACCCCACCGCGCAGATTTACCTCGCCTCGCCCGCGACGGTGGCGGCGAGCGCGGTGACGGGGTACATCACCGACCCGCGCGAGTACAACGCGGGGGTGACGGAAGCGGCGGACTGA
- a CDS encoding 3-isopropylmalate dehydratase small subunit → MPKVHLFARDHINTDEIIPARHLTTDVEAELAPYAMEDYDKGFAKRVQQGDIIVAGADFGCGSSREHAVWALRGVGVSAVIAPNFARIYYRNSINNGFLALECEGIVEAFEDGDEADLDLVGGTITNKRTGQTLTFVPVPQFALDVQRAGGWLEYMKAQDDAAAQTAQGEAAHA, encoded by the coding sequence ATGCCCAAAGTCCACCTCTTCGCCCGCGACCACATCAACACCGACGAGATCATCCCCGCCCGCCACCTGACGACCGACGTGGAGGCCGAACTCGCGCCCTACGCGATGGAGGACTACGACAAGGGCTTCGCTAAGCGGGTGCAACAGGGCGACATCATCGTCGCCGGGGCCGACTTCGGCTGCGGGTCGAGCCGTGAACACGCCGTCTGGGCGCTGCGCGGGGTGGGTGTGTCCGCCGTGATCGCGCCCAACTTCGCCCGCATCTACTACCGCAACTCCATCAACAACGGCTTTCTCGCGCTGGAGTGCGAGGGCATCGTGGAGGCCTTTGAGGACGGCGACGAGGCCGACCTCGATCTCGTGGGCGGCACGATCACCAACAAGCGGACCGGGCAGACGCTGACCTTCGTGCCCGTGCCCCAGTTCGCGCTCGACGTGCAGCGGGCGGGGGGCTGGCTGGAGTACATGAAGGCGCAGGACGACGCGGCGGCGCAGACCGCGCAAGGGGAGGCCGCCCATGCCTAA
- the leuB gene encoding 3-isopropylmalate dehydrogenase has product MPKIVTLPGDGIGPEVTAAAVQVLREVAPDVTIEEHAIGGGAYDTSGDPFPQRTRDALGDADAVLLGTVGGPQNSPWNRLPRHLRPESGLLALRKALGCYANLRPVRVQPGLEHLSPLKPELARGVDILIVRELLGGIYFDGDREIEGDTAYNTMRYTTAEVERVARVAFWAAEQRRGRVTSVDKANVLEVSELWRRDVTALQAREYRNVHLNHEYVDSVAMLIVADPGRYDVIVTENLFGDILSDLAAVIPGSLGLMPSASLGDGPGLFEPIHGSAPDIAGQGIANPAAAIMSAGMLLRHSLHRPDAANGIDRAVALALRAHPTRDLGGKADTWTFTEAVLEAMASPSVG; this is encoded by the coding sequence ATGCCTAAGATCGTCACCCTCCCCGGCGACGGCATCGGCCCGGAAGTGACCGCCGCCGCCGTTCAGGTCCTGCGCGAGGTCGCGCCCGACGTGACGATTGAGGAACACGCCATCGGGGGCGGGGCGTACGACACGTCCGGCGACCCCTTCCCCCAGCGGACGCGCGACGCGCTGGGGGACGCGGACGCCGTGCTCCTCGGAACTGTCGGCGGTCCGCAAAACAGCCCGTGGAACCGCCTGCCGCGTCACCTACGCCCGGAAAGCGGCCTGCTCGCCCTTCGCAAGGCGCTGGGCTGCTACGCCAACCTGCGGCCCGTGCGGGTGCAGCCGGGGCTGGAGCACCTCTCGCCCCTCAAGCCCGAACTGGCGCGCGGGGTGGACATATTGATCGTGCGCGAGCTGCTGGGCGGCATCTACTTCGACGGGGACCGGGAGATCGAGGGGGACACGGCGTACAACACCATGCGCTACACGACCGCCGAGGTCGAGCGCGTGGCCCGCGTCGCCTTCTGGGCCGCCGAGCAGCGCCGGGGCCGCGTGACGAGTGTGGACAAGGCGAACGTGCTGGAGGTCTCCGAGCTGTGGCGGCGCGACGTGACGGCCCTGCAAGCCCGCGAGTACCGCAACGTGCACCTCAATCACGAGTACGTCGATTCGGTCGCCATGCTCATCGTCGCCGATCCGGGCCGCTACGACGTGATCGTGACCGAGAACCTCTTCGGTGACATCCTCTCCGACCTCGCCGCCGTGATTCCGGGAAGCCTCGGGCTGATGCCGAGCGCCAGCCTGGGCGACGGCCCCGGCCTCTTCGAGCCGATCCACGGCAGCGCCCCCGACATCGCCGGGCAGGGGATCGCCAACCCCGCCGCCGCGATCATGAGCGCCGGGATGCTGCTGCGCCACTCGCTGCACCGCCCCGACGCCGCCAACGGCATCGACCGCGCCGTGGCGCTCGCCCTGCGCGCCCACCCGACGCGCGACCTCGGCGGGAAGGCGGACACGTGGACCTTCACCGAGGCCGTGCTGGAGGCGATGGCGAGTCCGAGCGTGGGGTGA
- a CDS encoding N-acetylmuramoyl-L-alanine amidase family protein: MLDLAMLHRRLGLTLALLAVPVLTTARAAPDVFVAYPPEGHRVAFDHVLLEGSVPPGANLRIGNQPVAVGPDGLFILWWPLRVGTNDLRMVTTLNGQSGSNILRVIRTTDAPLPATPTRIDRESVTPDVAHEFWDPARDTPTERTVAVAFRGSPGGRAVFRVAGGPPQPLREVAAGQYEAAYVLSVSARLENVPVTMTLTGRDGRSVTVTASGRLSSGSGGPRTGTQRPGTVRGLGLNDAGNATTTLEGEAFLYPRDGMAFTLVGRVGEDVRARLAPGVSVLITAKQLDVTPAVALPGVAGEVRLDGPAADPALPPVVAVAPPPPSVPATPTPADPAEIAPSAPSPAPPPASEPVATPPTDDLRLRIPLGGARVPFTVAQEGGGRRLTLTLYGLGVPPRLPTPLADPLVARAEVSPVGLGVTRLILDLTSPQAWGFTANYDGGDLLLTVRRPPTLDLTRPLAGRVIVLDAGHGGTQNGGAGSLRVPEKDLMLPLTLRVAELLRAQGAEVVLTREADVTLGLYERDLLAEARRADLLVSIHANALPDGRDPRGIRGPEVYFTHPQAQAPAAAILAALRRILPDLGVGAGLKPGANLALTRPTTQPSLLVETAYLTDPQNLRLLMDPAGRERLAQAIAAGLADFYAGQVGD, encoded by the coding sequence GTGCTAGACCTCGCTATGCTCCACCGCCGTCTCGGTCTGACCCTCGCCCTGCTCGCCGTGCCCGTCCTGACCACCGCGCGGGCCGCGCCGGACGTGTTCGTCGCCTACCCGCCGGAGGGCCATCGGGTCGCCTTCGATCATGTACTGCTGGAGGGGAGCGTGCCGCCCGGCGCGAATCTCAGGATCGGGAATCAGCCCGTGGCGGTCGGGCCGGACGGCCTGTTCATCCTGTGGTGGCCATTGCGCGTGGGCACGAACGACCTGCGGATGGTCACGACGCTGAATGGGCAGTCGGGGAGCAACATTCTGCGCGTCATCCGCACCACGGACGCGCCTCTGCCCGCCACGCCGACCCGCATCGACCGCGAGAGCGTGACGCCGGACGTGGCCCACGAGTTCTGGGACCCCGCGCGGGACACGCCCACCGAGCGCACCGTGGCCGTGGCCTTCCGGGGGTCTCCGGGCGGGCGGGCCGTCTTCCGGGTGGCGGGCGGGCCGCCCCAGCCCCTGCGGGAGGTGGCGGCGGGACAGTACGAGGCCGCCTACGTCCTTTCCGTCTCGGCGCGGCTGGAGAACGTCCCCGTCACCATGACGCTGACCGGGCGGGACGGTCGAAGCGTCACCGTCACCGCGTCCGGTCGCCTCAGCAGCGGGAGCGGCGGCCCCCGCACGGGCACCCAGCGCCCCGGCACCGTGCGCGGCCTCGGCCTGAACGACGCGGGCAACGCGACGACCACGTTGGAGGGCGAGGCGTTCCTGTATCCGCGCGACGGCATGGCCTTTACCCTCGTCGGTCGGGTGGGCGAGGACGTGCGCGCCCGTCTCGCGCCCGGCGTGAGCGTCCTCATCACGGCGAAGCAACTCGACGTGACGCCCGCCGTCGCCCTGCCCGGCGTGGCGGGGGAGGTACGGCTGGACGGCCCGGCGGCTGACCCGGCGCTCCCGCCCGTCGTCGCCGTGGCCCCGCCCCCACCGAGCGTTCCCGCCACACCGACCCCCGCCGACCCCGCCGAAATCGCGCCGTCCGCCCCGTCACCTGCCCCTCCCCCCGCCTCCGAACCCGTCGCCACCCCGCCCACCGACGATCTCCGCCTCCGCATTCCCCTCGGCGGGGCACGCGTGCCCTTCACCGTGGCGCAGGAGGGGGGGGGACGCCGCCTCACCCTGACCCTGTACGGGCTGGGGGTGCCGCCCAGGTTGCCCACGCCCCTCGCCGATCCGCTCGTCGCGCGGGCGGAGGTCTCTCCCGTCGGTCTGGGAGTCACGCGGCTGATCCTCGACCTCACGTCCCCGCAGGCGTGGGGCTTCACCGCGAACTACGACGGCGGCGACCTGCTCCTCACCGTGCGCCGCCCGCCGACGCTCGACCTCACGCGTCCGCTCGCCGGGCGGGTGATCGTGCTCGACGCCGGGCACGGGGGCACCCAGAACGGCGGGGCGGGCAGTCTGCGCGTGCCGGAAAAGGACCTGATGCTCCCCCTCACCCTGCGCGTGGCCGAGTTGCTGCGAGCACAGGGGGCGGAGGTGGTCCTCACCCGCGAGGCCGACGTGACGCTGGGCCTGTACGAGCGCGACCTGCTCGCCGAGGCGAGGCGGGCCGACCTCCTCGTCTCCATCCACGCCAACGCTCTGCCCGACGGGCGCGACCCGCGCGGCATCCGTGGCCCGGAGGTGTACTTCACGCACCCGCAGGCCCAGGCCCCCGCCGCCGCCATCCTCGCCGCGCTGCGCCGCATCCTGCCCGACCTCGGCGTGGGGGCGGGCCTCAAGCCGGGGGCCAACCTCGCCCTGACGCGCCCCACCACCCAGCCCAGCCTCCTCGTGGAGACTGCCTACCTCACCGACCCGCAAAACCTCCGCCTCCTGATGGACCCCGCCGGACGTGAGCGGCTGGCGCAGGCCATCGCGGCGGGCCTGGCGGACTTCTATGCGGGGCAGGTGGGGGACTGA
- a CDS encoding arginine--tRNA ligase, which produces MDLKADLKAAVERAAADLGAPLDVAIQETPANKPGDYGTPAAFQIAKTLGQNPAAVAAQLAERVQLPAGVARVEATGPFLNFFVDVGAFVRDVVERPTHIEARGGKVVIEHTSVNPNKELHVGHLRNVVLGDSMARIFRAAGHTVEVQNYIDDTGRQAAEALFAARHYGREWDGVQKYDHWLGEGYVRLNADPDKPTLEEGISAVMHRLEAGELRPEIEKVVRAHLETCFRLGARYDLLNWESDVVGSGFLARAMDILEASRYTSHPAEGKYAGAFVMDVSEFMPGLEEPQVVLMRSDGTAMYAAKDIGYQFWKFGLFEGMRFKPFMDDPEGKTVWTSAPDGQPDTERRFGHAEEVINVIDSRQDHPQTVVRSSLGVAGELEKKERSVHLSYAFVTLEGQTISGRKGIAVSADEAMEEAERRALAVLAEINPELAKRDDAGEIARRIGIGAIRFAMLKAEPTRKIDFRWDQALALNGDTAPYVQYAAVRAANILRKAQAEGYAIDGTGADWDALPNLDLTLAKQVAKLPEIVAQSVRVHSPHVIAQYALDLASTFNAWYNAKDKQGKRLTNVLESEPGLREARLALVGRLRKGFEETLDLIGVQVPSAM; this is translated from the coding sequence ATGGACCTCAAAGCAGACCTCAAGGCCGCCGTCGAGCGGGCCGCCGCCGATCTCGGCGCACCGCTGGACGTGGCGATTCAGGAGACCCCGGCGAACAAGCCCGGCGACTACGGCACACCCGCCGCCTTCCAGATCGCCAAGACGCTGGGGCAGAACCCGGCGGCGGTGGCCGCCCAACTCGCTGAGAGGGTGCAACTTCCCGCCGGGGTCGCGCGTGTGGAGGCGACCGGGCCGTTCCTGAACTTCTTCGTGGACGTGGGCGCGTTCGTGCGGGACGTGGTGGAGCGGCCCACCCACATTGAGGCGAGGGGCGGCAAGGTCGTCATCGAGCACACCTCGGTCAACCCGAACAAGGAACTCCACGTCGGCCACCTGCGAAACGTCGTGCTGGGCGACAGCATGGCCCGCATCTTCCGCGCGGCGGGGCACACGGTCGAGGTCCAGAACTACATCGACGATACCGGGCGGCAGGCGGCGGAGGCGCTGTTCGCCGCCCGGCACTACGGGCGCGAGTGGGACGGCGTGCAGAAGTACGACCACTGGCTCGGGGAGGGGTACGTGCGCCTCAACGCCGACCCCGACAAGCCCACGCTGGAGGAAGGGATCAGCGCCGTCATGCACCGCCTGGAGGCCGGGGAACTGCGGCCCGAGATCGAGAAGGTCGTCCGCGCGCATCTCGAAACCTGCTTCCGCCTCGGTGCTCGCTACGACCTCCTGAACTGGGAGTCGGACGTGGTGGGCAGCGGCTTTCTCGCGCGGGCGATGGACATTCTGGAGGCGAGCCGCTACACCTCTCACCCAGCGGAGGGCAAGTACGCGGGCGCTTTCGTGATGGACGTGTCCGAGTTCATGCCGGGACTGGAGGAACCGCAGGTCGTCCTGATGCGCTCGGACGGCACGGCGATGTATGCCGCGAAGGACATCGGCTACCAGTTCTGGAAGTTCGGCCTGTTCGAGGGAATGCGCTTCAAGCCCTTCATGGACGACCCCGAGGGCAAAACGGTCTGGACGAGTGCTCCCGACGGTCAGCCCGACACGGAACGCCGCTTCGGTCACGCCGAGGAGGTCATCAACGTCATCGACTCGCGGCAGGACCACCCGCAGACGGTCGTGCGGAGTAGCCTCGGCGTGGCGGGCGAGCTGGAGAAGAAGGAGCGCAGCGTCCACCTCTCCTACGCCTTCGTGACGCTGGAGGGGCAGACGATCAGCGGGCGCAAGGGCATCGCGGTCAGCGCGGATGAGGCGATGGAAGAGGCCGAACGCCGGGCACTGGCCGTTCTCGCCGAGATCAACCCCGAACTGGCGAAGCGCGATGATGCCGGGGAGATTGCCCGCCGCATCGGCATCGGGGCCATCCGCTTCGCCATGCTCAAGGCCGAGCCGACGCGCAAGATCGACTTCCGGTGGGATCAGGCGCTTGCGCTGAACGGGGACACGGCACCCTATGTGCAATATGCCGCCGTCCGCGCTGCAAACATCCTCCGCAAGGCTCAGGCGGAAGGCTACGCCATAGACGGCACGGGTGCCGACTGGGACGCCCTGCCCAACCTTGACCTTACTCTGGCCAAGCAAGTCGCCAAACTGCCCGAAATTGTCGCGCAGAGTGTCCGTGTCCACTCGCCACATGTCATCGCCCAGTACGCCCTCGACCTCGCCAGCACGTTCAATGCCTGGTACAACGCGAAGGACAAACAAGGAAAACGGCTCACCAACGTCCTCGAATCTGAACCCGGACTGCGGGAGGCC